From a region of the Leptolyngbya sp. FACHB-261 genome:
- a CDS encoding PD-(D/E)XK nuclease family protein, whose translation MTSIDSLASRRVTPYIWVTWLSKLMVDENQCEWASWFRAHYKYEKTPSGFDAVKWNSAHNELVNRRVKELEAEGFTVYVEDDNRFEILGRDGITKVAGKADIVAIKGDQAIVEDCKTGKPRSSDHMQVLIYMLLLPLGARHCQGLKLEGRIVYLDSVENILASSVDSFRGTFRRTVETVSNSRPARKVPSLRECRFCDVSKKYCSERVNEDLPEVSQEHDLF comes from the coding sequence ATGACTTCAATAGATTCTTTGGCATCGAGAAGGGTAACTCCTTACATTTGGGTGACGTGGTTGTCTAAGCTCATGGTTGATGAAAATCAGTGCGAGTGGGCGTCCTGGTTTCGCGCACATTACAAGTATGAGAAGACACCTAGTGGTTTCGACGCAGTGAAATGGAATTCTGCGCACAACGAGTTGGTTAATAGACGTGTGAAAGAGCTGGAAGCAGAAGGATTCACAGTCTACGTCGAGGATGACAATAGATTTGAGATTCTGGGTAGAGATGGAATCACCAAGGTTGCGGGGAAGGCAGATATTGTAGCTATTAAGGGAGATCAAGCCATTGTTGAGGACTGCAAAACAGGCAAGCCGAGAAGCTCAGACCATATGCAGGTCTTAATCTACATGCTATTGCTGCCCCTGGGGGCAAGACACTGTCAGGGGTTAAAGCTGGAAGGACGAATAGTGTACTTGGACAGCGTCGAGAACATCCTCGCATCGTCAGTAGACAGCTTTAGAGGGACTTTTCGAAGAACGGTTGAAACCGTGAGCAATTCAAGACCAGCCAGAAAAGTTCCAAGTTTACGAGAGTGCCGGTTCTGCGATGTCTCAAAGAAATACTGCTCAGAGAGAGTAAATGAGGATCTCCCTGAGGTAAGTCAAGAGCATGATCTCTTCTAA
- a CDS encoding IS4 family transposase has translation MRWLLVTTLPVHSLAEAVQCVRWYRLRWLIERYHYVLKSGCQLEKLQLETAEHLERALTTYCIVAWRLLWLTYQARQQPETTCDAVLKGHEWQALYGTIHQTTTLPQSAPTLYQAVAWLAQLGSFLGRK, from the coding sequence ATCCGTTGGTTACTGGTGACGACCTTGCCGGTCCACTCCTTGGCAGAAGCCGTACAGTGTGTGCGCTGGTACCGCTTGCGCTGGCTGATTGAGCGCTACCACTATGTCCTCAAAAGCGGCTGTCAACTCGAGAAGCTGCAGTTGGAGACGGCGGAGCACTTGGAGCGGGCTTTAACCACTTACTGTATTGTGGCTTGGCGGTTGTTGTGGTTAACCTACCAAGCGCGGCAGCAGCCAGAGACCACTTGTGATGCTGTGTTGAAGGGCCATGAATGGCAAGCCCTCTATGGCACGATTCACCAAACGACCACACTGCCTCAGAGCGCCCCAACTTTGTATCAGGCAGTCGCTTGGCTGGCTCAACTGGGCAGTTTTTTAGGTCGTAAATAG
- a CDS encoding SHOCT domain-containing protein — protein sequence MNKFLGNLGRAINEGFSEVSTQTSAEAQRNEELSNLEVKIKEIDLKIEKRYTLLGQTVADSLRKTEPVNQEFLMPLFIPIKELDWERQQLLEVIKEIKAKQADQLKAQELIIAKKQVQDEVHKLQELKDMGVIDLEEFEVTEAKLNKRVDNFEKLYNLKIAFERSLISRDEYLRRKAMLE from the coding sequence ATGAATAAGTTTCTCGGTAATCTAGGTCGAGCAATTAATGAAGGATTTTCGGAAGTCTCAACTCAAACCTCAGCCGAAGCCCAAAGAAATGAAGAACTTTCTAATTTAGAGGTCAAAATCAAGGAAATTGATCTCAAAATCGAGAAAAGATATACCCTACTAGGGCAAACAGTTGCTGATTCTCTACGAAAAACTGAGCCTGTTAATCAAGAGTTTCTGATGCCTTTATTTATTCCTATCAAGGAACTAGATTGGGAGCGACAGCAACTTTTGGAAGTCATTAAAGAAATCAAAGCTAAGCAAGCCGATCAACTGAAAGCGCAAGAACTAATTATAGCCAAGAAGCAAGTTCAGGATGAAGTGCACAAACTCCAAGAACTCAAAGATATGGGAGTAATTGACCTAGAAGAATTTGAAGTTACAGAAGCTAAATTGAACAAGCGTGTCGATAACTTTGAAAAGCTTTATAACTTAAAGATTGCCTTTGAGCGAAGTTTGATTAGCCGAGATGAATATCTGAGAAGAAAAGCAATGCTTGAGTAA
- a CDS encoding integrase, whose protein sequence is MAEDGHDLVIDEAIQQANQRLKDSRLRISLMRRGGAICVQATFPPKPGSVREKPHQQKLALGLDASLEGVAKAEKVAQMMGAELALDQFKWSDWLKPDLNEGTCFYWSSKLEEQFWAKHKPKSRPTWEKDYKTVLRRLPPTQQMTPALLRRIILETEPDSKNRTRTVMVCNALAKCAGLPVSFSDLRGKYSMRRVSARELPSDELIASYREQIKNKSWQWVYGAMAVWGLRPHEVFHLDLREFPVVEVSKFTKTGRRYVYPLYPEWAEQWKLQDIKLPNLEELNKQEADYDNSKLGTKVSGWFSKNKVPFQPYELRHCWARRAFEFALPPDFAAVLMGHSVTVHCEIYRAWIGEQTYRRAYHAIINRADRPQAPTILRTTSPSEQL, encoded by the coding sequence ATGGCCGAGGACGGGCACGATCTGGTGATTGATGAGGCGATCCAGCAAGCCAATCAACGGCTGAAGGATTCCCGGCTGCGCATCAGTCTGATGCGCAGAGGGGGCGCAATCTGCGTCCAAGCAACATTCCCGCCGAAGCCAGGAAGTGTGAGAGAGAAGCCCCATCAACAGAAGCTTGCCCTGGGATTAGATGCCTCATTAGAAGGAGTAGCCAAGGCAGAAAAGGTTGCACAGATGATGGGGGCAGAGCTTGCCTTAGACCAATTCAAATGGAGTGATTGGTTAAAGCCGGACCTGAACGAGGGCACTTGTTTTTACTGGTCGTCCAAATTGGAGGAGCAATTCTGGGCAAAGCATAAACCCAAAAGTAGACCCACCTGGGAGAAGGATTACAAAACGGTGCTGCGCCGCCTTCCTCCAACGCAGCAAATGACTCCGGCTCTGCTGCGTCGCATTATTCTGGAGACTGAGCCCGACAGCAAAAACCGCACACGCACGGTAATGGTTTGCAATGCGCTGGCCAAGTGTGCAGGATTGCCAGTCAGCTTCAGCGACCTACGCGGCAAGTATTCAATGCGCAGGGTCAGCGCCCGTGAGCTGCCCTCAGATGAACTGATCGCCAGCTATCGAGAGCAGATCAAGAATAAATCTTGGCAATGGGTGTATGGGGCAATGGCCGTCTGGGGTTTACGTCCTCACGAGGTCTTTCACCTTGATTTGCGAGAGTTCCCGGTGGTGGAAGTGAGCAAATTTACGAAAACGGGCAGACGATATGTTTATCCGCTTTATCCAGAGTGGGCAGAGCAGTGGAAACTACAAGATATAAAACTGCCTAATTTAGAAGAACTGAATAAGCAGGAAGCTGATTACGACAATTCGAAGTTAGGAACTAAAGTCTCTGGCTGGTTCTCTAAAAACAAGGTTCCATTTCAGCCTTATGAGCTCAGGCATTGCTGGGCACGCAGAGCATTTGAATTTGCACTGCCGCCTGACTTTGCCGCCGTCTTGATGGGCCATTCAGTCACTGTGCATTGTGAAATTTATAGAGCTTGGATTGGTGAGCAAACTTACAGGCGAGCTTACCATGCCATAATTAATAGAGCGGATCGTCCTCAAGCACCGACTATCCTACGGACGACCAGTCCCTCTGAACAGCTGTGA
- a CDS encoding RNA polymerase sigma factor — protein sequence MSSGRDAFQKGFLALLASDSNPEARSLFAYLRRMLNQHGLHEYEAKDILSEVWLRTISKFESGQVTHIEICGAWTRRVAFNYINELSRDEAKRKKPVRELNRRHTGLNQEGLLTDFLIESGVVSQDNGSGIEDEADENLRTISFAFERLSKDDRQILYLQFVDGLSFKQISERLSSEGRRTSSEAALRQRSSRARKKLRRIFHQLRWPEPIS from the coding sequence ATGTCTAGTGGAAGGGATGCATTCCAGAAAGGCTTCCTAGCTTTACTGGCCTCGGATAGTAACCCAGAAGCTCGTTCTCTGTTTGCGTATCTCCGGCGGATGCTGAACCAGCATGGCCTGCACGAGTACGAGGCCAAAGACATTCTTTCTGAGGTTTGGCTGCGTACCATCAGCAAGTTCGAGTCAGGCCAGGTCACTCATATCGAGATTTGTGGAGCTTGGACTAGGAGGGTAGCTTTCAACTATATCAATGAGCTTAGCCGAGATGAAGCGAAGCGAAAGAAGCCCGTCCGAGAACTCAACCGGAGACACACAGGTCTTAATCAGGAAGGACTGTTAACTGACTTCTTGATAGAGAGTGGAGTGGTGTCTCAAGATAATGGTTCTGGTATTGAGGATGAAGCTGATGAAAATCTAAGGACAATATCGTTTGCCTTTGAGCGGCTCTCTAAGGATGATCGGCAAATTTTGTATCTACAGTTCGTTGATGGACTGTCTTTCAAGCAGATTAGCGAGCGATTAAGCTCTGAGGGTCGGCGTACTTCTAGTGAAGCAGCCTTGAGGCAGAGAAGCAGTCGCGCCCGCAAGAAGTTGCGAAGAATTTTTCACCAATTGCGCTGGCCAGAACCTATTTCCTAA
- a CDS encoding SHOCT domain-containing protein: MNKEILANSPESNTTVNPWNPLIPTNRDIVRTEELASKNAATAGILSFIFPLAGLIYLNRGINSLKILGYFCAVSFMFYSVTEAEESSKSFDNSLGLIGAGAIAAEQVMAVNKARQRLQEKNIAASASSFHKSEKDFTGVRTNQEAINRLKHLREKYEASEISEEEFKQQKQIILESL; this comes from the coding sequence ATGAACAAAGAAATATTAGCAAACAGCCCAGAAAGCAATACTACTGTAAACCCTTGGAACCCTCTTATTCCCACCAATAGAGATATAGTACGAACTGAAGAACTGGCTTCAAAAAATGCTGCTACAGCTGGAATTTTGAGCTTCATTTTTCCCCTGGCTGGGCTCATTTACTTAAATAGAGGGATCAATTCGCTTAAGATTCTAGGCTACTTTTGTGCTGTAAGCTTCATGTTTTACTCAGTGACGGAAGCAGAAGAAAGTTCAAAAAGTTTTGACAATTCTCTGGGTCTGATAGGAGCTGGAGCTATAGCAGCCGAACAAGTAATGGCAGTTAACAAAGCTCGTCAACGGCTACAAGAAAAAAACATAGCCGCTTCAGCTTCTAGCTTCCATAAATCCGAAAAAGATTTCACTGGAGTCAGAACAAATCAAGAAGCTATAAACCGGCTGAAGCACCTCAGGGAAAAATATGAAGCCAGTGAAATTTCTGAAGAAGAATTCAAGCAACAAAAACAAATAATTCTGGAATCTCTGTGA
- a CDS encoding endonuclease NucS domain-containing protein produces MNHDLPNATGVRFFFESEEALEDFVWENLGEILNLNPIKRQHFTDKQVCDLLAVNENQQLTIIELKNSEDRYIVQQLTRYYDALLEERPFSEKIDYNRSIRLVAISPCFHKHNFVDRKHHALPFEFFSFEITRIDDGLYFELKNVDNGQVIKVRIPGQLEGSKVFSTVSEPIPNLKAPHPKPLQKFLEEISKEEQEKILYIRDKMLSFNEQMKEITEGTTILYGLKKGQNDIYRSSICGELFTRNFKDWSEKGLALWLPYPKLTGGGMSFCKPLVKNTVRIKVETSDWENIIRLSIIKSRRHWGAVNSHTPQEYMRIHTALTGSTKAISTLNDLLEVTLKNWQEEISSNNKPLMKKI; encoded by the coding sequence ATGAACCACGATCTACCTAACGCGACAGGAGTAAGATTTTTCTTCGAAAGTGAAGAAGCATTGGAAGATTTTGTCTGGGAGAATTTAGGAGAAATACTGAATTTAAATCCAATAAAGCGTCAACACTTCACGGACAAGCAGGTATGTGACCTCCTCGCAGTGAATGAGAATCAACAGTTAACTATTATTGAACTTAAGAACTCTGAAGATCGATATATCGTTCAACAGTTGACTAGGTACTATGATGCTCTGTTAGAGGAGAGGCCTTTCTCTGAGAAAATTGACTACAACCGATCTATTCGCCTGGTAGCTATCTCCCCCTGTTTTCATAAGCATAACTTTGTAGATAGAAAGCATCATGCTTTACCTTTCGAATTCTTCTCTTTTGAAATTACTAGAATTGACGACGGACTCTATTTTGAGCTTAAGAACGTAGACAACGGCCAGGTTATCAAGGTCAGGATTCCTGGCCAACTGGAAGGCAGCAAAGTGTTTTCTACAGTGTCTGAGCCTATCCCTAACCTAAAAGCTCCCCACCCCAAGCCGCTACAGAAATTTTTGGAGGAAATAAGCAAAGAGGAGCAAGAGAAAATCTTGTACATCAGAGACAAGATGCTTAGTTTCAATGAGCAGATGAAGGAAATCACAGAAGGAACAACAATTCTTTACGGGCTGAAAAAAGGCCAGAATGATATTTATAGAAGTAGTATTTGTGGCGAACTGTTTACTCGGAATTTTAAGGATTGGAGCGAAAAAGGTTTGGCTTTATGGCTTCCTTATCCAAAATTAACAGGCGGAGGAATGAGTTTTTGCAAACCTCTTGTAAAAAATACCGTTAGAATAAAGGTCGAAACTAGCGACTGGGAGAATATTATTAGACTCTCGATTATAAAATCCAGACGCCATTGGGGCGCAGTAAATTCTCACACTCCTCAAGAATATATGAGAATACATACAGCCTTAACAGGAAGCACAAAAGCTATAAGTACCCTGAATGACCTACTGGAGGTGACCCTGAAGAATTGGCAAGAAGAAATCTCTAGCAATAACAAACCTCTTATGAAGAAGATTTGA
- a CDS encoding FHA domain-containing protein, which yields MTSNPSPLIQKTGLGLLTPLSVATIEEGCVGFLLKNGRLVRTMPPGRYMNLAVPLLEQCQLLIVDTRLRTLRVQSKAGDFCSRDQQPLKLTLSLTYQVIDAKRVALELSDPLEALTVAVKDNLALLLGGYTLAELQQDGPLLVRDLLITRVDAFYPLGFHLEEVRVSNLGPDAAPLRSGRKPVKIPAPEPYMQSAEDAEIQALRASLGTPEARVFKAGVPETGVSKVKINEAKLNSLPDVPKVAATFVVEAPIPTSRPTPVSRTLSTQPTELAAQTPRLVHLASGESINLARVPLTFGRDGSNRIQIQDLQCSRYHACISLSSQESRQYHLIDLGSSNGTFVDGQRLKPHEPVDLRRGEVIRMGQQEWVFET from the coding sequence ATGACCTCTAACCCCTCGCCTCTGATTCAAAAAACTGGCCTTGGCCTTTTGACGCCGCTCTCAGTGGCTACGATTGAGGAAGGGTGCGTTGGCTTTCTGCTCAAGAATGGGCGCTTAGTTCGTACCATGCCACCAGGCCGCTATATGAACCTGGCAGTCCCATTGCTCGAGCAATGTCAGCTTCTGATTGTAGACACGCGCTTACGGACTTTACGCGTGCAAAGCAAAGCGGGTGACTTCTGCTCACGCGACCAGCAGCCGCTCAAGCTAACTCTGAGCCTCACTTACCAGGTCATTGATGCCAAGCGGGTAGCTTTGGAGTTGTCAGATCCTCTAGAGGCCCTCACTGTTGCCGTGAAAGATAATCTAGCTTTGCTTCTGGGTGGCTATACCCTAGCTGAGCTGCAACAGGATGGCCCCCTGCTGGTCCGTGATTTGCTGATTACCCGTGTGGATGCTTTCTACCCTCTAGGATTTCACCTAGAGGAAGTACGAGTGAGCAATCTCGGTCCAGATGCAGCGCCACTCCGCTCAGGGCGTAAGCCCGTAAAGATCCCAGCGCCAGAGCCCTACATGCAGTCAGCTGAGGATGCCGAGATCCAGGCTCTGCGGGCAAGCTTGGGAACGCCTGAGGCTAGAGTTTTTAAGGCAGGTGTTCCGGAAACAGGTGTTTCTAAGGTCAAGATTAACGAGGCTAAGCTTAATTCTTTACCGGATGTACCAAAGGTGGCAGCGACGTTTGTTGTAGAAGCTCCTATACCGACCTCACGCCCAACGCCTGTATCGCGTACACTCAGTACGCAGCCGACAGAGTTAGCCGCTCAAACACCTCGCTTGGTGCATTTGGCTTCTGGGGAGAGCATCAACCTGGCGCGAGTGCCCCTCACATTCGGACGCGACGGCAGTAATCGAATCCAGATTCAAGACTTGCAATGCTCTCGCTACCACGCTTGTATTTCGCTCAGCTCTCAGGAGAGCAGACAGTACCACCTGATAGATTTGGGTAGCTCTAACGGTACCTTCGTGGATGGTCAGCGATTGAAGCCCCACGAGCCGGTAGATTTACGGAGAGGAGAAGTGATTCGGATGGGTCAGCAGGAGTGGGTATTTGAAACATAG
- a CDS encoding site-specific integrase yields the protein MASSSQSLGAALLLYAQGLSKSDIAKLHTSVIRYLLPHWNALLPQTGKSLTHQEIELGLEFAHQVSLDDLQNLDKVERWQSEIFEKLGTSPGSRRQYKHHLKKFLQACENKGWFTTAPVAKSSTRLPKVCAPRLKGKPGCWRPENRLTKKKILEPYSYRPAMAGAIDGRVDEDSALATSTEERESKLELQLSDFYSFWHDSYYPQARPIEQTVSKATLRIRLEGVYRLLGWLRIDKAKSLDTSLSSEAKRGLPIPRWLRDMAKAYPPVPTEQLCLELLMPLVSIKGVEDLERVQRKEVQEKAFQAARKTSALASAYIHWLRWQHNPTDKPDEVLDEQGHPIAPGTEALILDALLTVAKYLYRNEIEAEEDYANIPVIKELRRERRKTAKRVKEWTATSDESKKWLSWPEFCALVQTLKQECAKFYIGGKKRSVRSIARSYRRYLMLAWLRYLPPDRQRTLRELQVGRTLRRGWIKSGIFTPATWSPEARRYINDEGAKWFTYLEVQDSKIRTKLQQDELPPILGSALDEWLYRGYQDGEGNWHGWREAFPPSDFVFPQLTGKQMQVNGVTGIFQRSAFNKTGKKLNPHLIRNICASYYNDKASDAEQRSLCSGMRHSLKTHRDKYTKAKAWERSRLGIELLQKEPSFEGE from the coding sequence ATGGCTTCATCTTCCCAGTCTCTCGGAGCTGCGCTATTGTTATATGCGCAGGGCCTGAGTAAAAGTGATATTGCGAAGCTTCACACCTCTGTGATTCGCTATTTACTACCTCATTGGAACGCACTTCTGCCTCAAACTGGCAAGAGCCTCACACATCAAGAGATTGAACTAGGCCTGGAGTTTGCGCACCAAGTTAGTCTAGATGATCTACAAAACCTTGACAAAGTAGAACGGTGGCAGTCTGAGATCTTCGAGAAGCTTGGTACCTCTCCTGGTAGTCGTCGGCAATATAAGCACCATCTCAAGAAGTTCTTGCAAGCTTGCGAGAACAAAGGCTGGTTTACCACTGCTCCCGTTGCCAAAAGCTCTACACGGTTACCCAAGGTTTGTGCCCCGAGGCTAAAAGGCAAACCGGGCTGCTGGAGGCCAGAGAATCGCCTGACCAAGAAGAAGATACTAGAACCCTATAGCTACAGACCAGCTATGGCAGGGGCAATAGATGGCAGGGTGGATGAAGATTCTGCACTAGCTACCAGTACCGAGGAACGGGAATCCAAACTAGAATTACAGTTAAGCGATTTCTATAGCTTTTGGCACGATTCGTATTATCCGCAAGCTAGACCTATTGAGCAAACGGTCAGCAAGGCTACGTTGAGAATCAGGCTTGAAGGTGTCTATAGGCTTCTAGGTTGGCTGAGAATTGACAAGGCAAAATCGTTAGACACTAGCCTCTCCTCAGAGGCTAAACGAGGTCTGCCCATCCCCAGATGGCTTCGAGACATGGCTAAAGCCTATCCTCCCGTGCCGACTGAACAGTTATGTCTTGAATTACTCATGCCTCTGGTGTCTATCAAAGGCGTAGAGGATTTGGAACGTGTGCAGCGCAAGGAAGTTCAGGAAAAGGCGTTCCAGGCTGCCAGGAAGACCTCTGCTTTAGCTTCTGCCTATATTCATTGGCTGAGGTGGCAACATAACCCGACTGATAAGCCAGATGAGGTTCTGGATGAGCAGGGCCATCCCATCGCTCCAGGTACGGAAGCTTTAATCCTTGATGCTCTGCTCACTGTTGCCAAGTATCTTTATCGCAATGAAATCGAAGCGGAAGAGGATTACGCTAATATTCCAGTCATCAAGGAACTGCGGCGGGAGAGACGCAAGACTGCCAAAAGAGTGAAGGAGTGGACGGCTACTAGTGATGAATCTAAGAAGTGGCTTTCTTGGCCCGAATTCTGTGCACTTGTCCAAACCCTCAAGCAGGAGTGTGCAAAGTTTTACATCGGGGGTAAGAAACGGAGTGTGCGCTCGATTGCAAGAAGCTATCGTCGCTACTTGATGTTGGCCTGGCTGCGCTATCTGCCGCCTGATAGACAGAGAACCCTGCGCGAGCTACAAGTAGGAAGAACGCTTAGAAGAGGCTGGATTAAGTCAGGGATCTTCACGCCAGCGACCTGGAGCCCTGAGGCTAGAAGATATATCAATGACGAAGGGGCGAAATGGTTCACCTACCTAGAAGTCCAGGACTCTAAGATTCGTACCAAGTTACAGCAAGATGAATTGCCGCCCATCTTGGGCAGTGCTTTAGATGAGTGGTTGTACAGAGGGTATCAAGATGGCGAGGGGAATTGGCATGGATGGCGAGAGGCTTTTCCTCCTAGTGATTTTGTCTTTCCGCAACTAACAGGAAAGCAGATGCAAGTCAATGGTGTGACAGGCATTTTTCAAAGAAGCGCGTTCAACAAAACCGGTAAGAAGCTCAACCCCCATTTAATCCGCAACATCTGTGCCAGCTACTACAACGATAAGGCCTCGGATGCAGAACAGCGCTCTTTATGCAGTGGTATGAGGCACAGCCTGAAAACTCACCGGGATAAGTACACCAAAGCAAAAGCATGGGAGCGCTCTCGGCTGGGTATCGAACTGCTTCAGAAAGAGCCCAGCTTTGAGGGAGAGTGA